A region of Candidatus Afararchaeum irisae DNA encodes the following proteins:
- a CDS encoding dihydropyrimidine dehydrogenase produces the protein MKTDRLRGGLGLASEAGVTDSDYVIERSGFVDFAFLGGFHTDEETTAAAYEMIQRGRNEFVYEDAVGFICDEVSRLRRNSPGIGVGLNVRASSFDSLARVGKVAREYGCVLEINAHCRQDEMVEVGCGHSLLRESQRLADWTRRLSEMGVTVGVKTRAEVVDDAAVAREFEDAGGDFLHIDCMDSPDAVDDVARATDLFVIANNGVRSGADAADYFERGADMVSTARAARRLDDLADLYEEVRRCPTLRI, from the coding sequence ATGAAGACAGACAGACTCAGAGGTGGACTCGGTCTCGCGAGCGAAGCGGGTGTGACCGACTCCGACTACGTGATAGAACGCTCGGGGTTCGTCGACTTCGCCTTTCTGGGAGGCTTCCACACTGACGAGGAGACGACGGCAGCCGCCTACGAGATGATACAGAGAGGGCGTAACGAGTTCGTCTACGAAGACGCCGTCGGATTCATCTGTGACGAGGTTTCACGTCTGCGTCGGAACTCCCCCGGTATAGGCGTCGGCTTGAACGTCAGAGCATCGTCGTTCGACTCGCTCGCCCGCGTCGGTAAGGTCGCGCGGGAGTACGGCTGTGTCCTCGAAATAAACGCCCACTGCCGGCAGGACGAGATGGTCGAGGTCGGCTGTGGTCACTCCCTACTCAGAGAAAGTCAACGTCTCGCCGACTGGACACGACGCCTCAGCGAGATGGGTGTTACTGTCGGAGTCAAGACCCGAGCCGAGGTCGTAGACGACGCCGCAGTCGCTCGGGAGTTCGAGGACGCGGGCGGCGACTTCTTACATATCGACTGTATGGACTCTCCCGACGCTGTCGACGACGTCGCACGTGCGACCGATCTCTTCGTGATAGCCAATAACGGCGTGCGGTCGGGAGCCGACGCCGCCGACTACTTCGAGAGGGGAGCCGACATGGTGAGTACTGCTAGAGCGGCTCGGAGACTCGACGACCTCGCTGACCTGTACGAGGAGGTGAGACGGTGTCCGACGCTCCGGATCTGA
- a CDS encoding DUF447 family protein — MTPTLPPENGSYDWSFLDARITETVATTQGKAGLNAAPMGIIREDGDGYARLWEGSDTLENVRSTRRVVVNFSSDPVVYVEGALSELGSEYFETHADTDPPRLSDEYADAWLRCSAESVREERGGDVERWRLVPEEGETRRRRLFTVDRGFNSVIEATVHATRVEFEPELEELILHHLGIARKCGGDRVREAADLIEEYVDVEADAE, encoded by the coding sequence TTGACTCCTACTCTCCCTCCCGAGAACGGCTCCTACGACTGGTCTTTCCTCGACGCACGTATAACCGAGACGGTAGCGACGACTCAAGGGAAAGCAGGTCTCAACGCCGCGCCGATGGGCATTATAAGAGAGGACGGCGACGGATACGCACGTCTCTGGGAGGGTAGTGACACACTCGAAAACGTGCGTAGTACGAGGAGGGTCGTCGTCAACTTCAGTTCCGATCCCGTAGTATATGTTGAGGGAGCTCTCTCCGAACTCGGCTCGGAGTACTTCGAAACTCACGCTGACACCGATCCGCCGAGGCTCTCCGACGAGTACGCCGACGCTTGGCTGAGATGCTCCGCCGAGAGCGTCCGAGAGGAGAGGGGCGGCGACGTAGAACGGTGGAGGCTCGTCCCCGAGGAGGGCGAGACACGGAGGAGACGTCTCTTTACTGTCGACCGCGGCTTCAACTCCGTGATAGAGGCGACAGTCCACGCCACGAGGGTCGAGTTCGAGCCCGAGCTAGAGGAGCTTATACTACACCATCTCGGTATCGCCCGAAAGTGCGGCGGAGACAGAGTAAGAGAAGCGGCTGACCTTATCGAGGAGTACGTCGATGTGGAAGCTGACGCTGAGTAA
- a CDS encoding triphosphoribosyl-dephospho-CoA synthase: MSDAPDLTPAQTAQLAMLVEVGSDPKPGNVDRRHDHGDTTFLDFVASAVGVLPSLRRAREDGAGVGEVFEDAVRRSQFHSGGNTHFGALLLLVPLVSASYSDAGLGSVSSLVEETTVEDSVRFYDSFSHVDVYVGDDTETDLPDVNHEDASDEVRERGLTMYDVMESSVEVDDVAREWVTGFGRSFTASGYIDEAYHETRDVNTSVTTAYLRLLSERRDTFVEKKHGREVAEEVRRQAEDVLRDGLSAEDLDSTLLDEGINPGTTADILSAGVYISLREGGLRL; this comes from the coding sequence GTGTCCGACGCTCCGGATCTGACACCCGCACAGACCGCGCAGCTTGCGATGCTTGTCGAGGTGGGATCTGACCCGAAGCCCGGGAACGTCGACAGGCGACATGACCACGGAGACACGACTTTCCTCGACTTTGTCGCGAGTGCTGTGGGTGTTCTGCCGTCGTTGAGACGTGCACGTGAAGACGGCGCAGGTGTCGGAGAGGTATTCGAGGACGCCGTCCGTCGGTCACAGTTCCACTCGGGCGGAAACACCCATTTCGGAGCCCTCCTACTTCTCGTCCCCCTCGTCTCGGCGTCGTACTCCGACGCGGGTCTCGGCTCAGTATCTAGCCTCGTAGAGGAGACGACTGTCGAGGACTCGGTGCGGTTCTACGACTCCTTCAGCCACGTAGACGTATACGTCGGCGACGACACCGAGACCGACCTCCCCGACGTGAACCATGAGGACGCGTCTGACGAGGTCAGGGAGAGAGGACTCACGATGTACGACGTGATGGAGTCGAGCGTCGAGGTCGACGACGTAGCGCGCGAGTGGGTCACAGGATTCGGGAGGAGCTTCACGGCGTCAGGGTACATAGACGAGGCTTACCACGAGACACGCGACGTCAATACCTCGGTGACTACGGCTTATCTCAGACTTCTCTCCGAGAGACGTGACACATTTGTCGAGAAGAAACACGGACGTGAGGTGGCTGAGGAAGTGAGACGCCAAGCCGAGGATGTCCTTCGAGACGGTCTGTCGGCTGAGGATCTCGACTCGACCCTCTTGGACGAGGGGATCAACCCCGGGACGACAGCCGACATACTCTCGGCGGGTGTCTACATAAGCCTGCGCGAAGGAGGTCTGCGTCTTTGA
- a CDS encoding bifunctional precorrin-2 dehydrogenase/sirohydrochlorin ferrochelatase codes for MIPLLHDLSGKTVVVVGGGSVALRKATLFSSSSEADVRVVADSFDDGFDDVDCEKVEEEVSRDNIAEYVDDAYLVFPATSDDSVNAAVTEVASERDCLVNTTHEKGDVATPSVVETDESVVGISTHGGSPAMTKYLRRRIEPVLEEADPMVRLQKEIRPVLKDEVDGHRERRRLLWDVIEDDRVWAALEDGDYDAALRRASEITGIEFSVD; via the coding sequence GTGATACCCCTCCTCCACGACCTCTCGGGAAAGACAGTCGTAGTCGTAGGCGGCGGATCTGTCGCGTTACGTAAGGCGACCCTCTTCTCGTCGTCCTCCGAGGCTGACGTCCGTGTCGTCGCCGACTCCTTCGACGACGGATTCGACGACGTCGACTGCGAGAAGGTCGAGGAGGAGGTCTCGCGTGACAACATCGCGGAGTACGTCGACGACGCCTACCTCGTCTTCCCCGCGACCTCTGACGACTCGGTAAACGCCGCGGTAACAGAGGTCGCGTCTGAGAGGGACTGTCTCGTCAACACGACACACGAAAAGGGAGACGTAGCAACCCCGAGCGTAGTCGAGACAGACGAGTCCGTCGTTGGGATATCGACACACGGCGGCAGTCCGGCGATGACGAAGTACCTGCGCCGGCGTATAGAGCCAGTCCTCGAAGAAGCCGACCCGATGGTACGTCTTCAGAAGGAGATACGTCCCGTCCTCAAGGACGAGGTCGACGGACACAGGGAGAGGCGAAGACTACTCTGGGACGTCATAGAAGACGACCGAGTATGGGCGGCTCTCGAAGACGGTGACTACGACGCGGCTCTGAGAAGGGCGTCTGAGATTACTGGGATCGAGTTCTCCGTTGATTAA
- a CDS encoding methyltransferase domain-containing protein, with amino-acid sequence MGFLEDKGRARTFYRYLSKVYDTVNPAFWTVEMREEALSLLDIDEGDRVLDVGCGTGFTTSGLVRRTSNIDALDQSEHQMEKAFEKKSLEDVRFARGDAHRLPYKDETFDYVVSAGSIEYWPDPEKALRDMRRVTKEGGEVLVVGPNEPDSALFRSLADAIMLFYDEEEATRMFCEAGWHDIENHLLGPKWNDDLAIVTTAEK; translated from the coding sequence ATGGGATTCCTTGAGGACAAGGGACGTGCGAGGACGTTCTACAGGTACCTGTCGAAGGTCTACGACACAGTAAATCCGGCTTTCTGGACAGTCGAGATGAGGGAGGAGGCTCTGAGCCTTCTCGACATAGACGAGGGCGACAGGGTTCTCGACGTCGGATGTGGCACGGGCTTCACAACGAGCGGTCTGGTGAGAAGGACATCGAATATCGACGCACTCGACCAGAGCGAACACCAGATGGAGAAGGCGTTCGAGAAGAAGAGCCTGGAGGACGTCAGGTTCGCGAGAGGAGACGCCCACAGACTCCCGTACAAGGACGAGACATTCGACTACGTCGTCTCTGCGGGCTCGATAGAGTACTGGCCCGACCCCGAGAAGGCGCTCAGGGACATGAGACGTGTCACGAAGGAGGGTGGCGAGGTTCTCGTCGTGGGACCCAACGAGCCCGACTCGGCACTCTTCAGGTCGCTCGCCGACGCCATAATGCTGTTCTACGACGAGGAGGAGGCGACACGTATGTTCTGTGAGGCGGGATGGCACGACATAGAGAACCATCTTCTGGGTCCTAAGTGGAACGACGACCTCGCGATAGTCACGACGGCTGAGAAGTAG
- a CDS encoding PIN domain-containing protein encodes MTERYVFDTEAVIAFLYNEPGHERVAELLNGVFEGEYEGYITETNASEVFYLVARFEGVDEKPTRASIREADRDLRALERRGLTTVSADWRTAAEVKADGGLSLGDAYAVALAHSRDATLVAGADDDFEELRFKIDILRFRSHGV; translated from the coding sequence ATGACCGAGAGATACGTATTCGACACAGAGGCTGTAATCGCATTTCTCTACAACGAACCCGGTCATGAGAGAGTAGCGGAGCTACTCAACGGTGTCTTCGAGGGCGAGTACGAGGGATATATTACCGAGACCAACGCATCGGAGGTGTTCTATCTAGTCGCACGGTTCGAAGGTGTCGACGAGAAGCCGACACGAGCCTCGATAAGGGAAGCAGACAGGGATCTGCGTGCGCTTGAACGTCGAGGACTCACGACTGTCTCAGCCGACTGGAGAACCGCAGCCGAAGTCAAGGCTGACGGAGGACTCTCACTCGGAGACGCTTATGCGGTAGCTCTTGCCCATAGCCGGGACGCAACACTAGTTGCAGGGGCTGACGACGACTTCGAGGAGCTTCGTTTCAAGATCGACATACTGCGTTTCCGGAGCCACGGCGTCTAA
- the sppA gene encoding signal peptide peptidase SppA: MKRSKALLRGTIQAAVALGGMLGLLVLGYALLVEVPSKTGVEPLTVVLLVGVGVVGLRVFGSIAGSLFGRYNVAEVGVKGSITRDGGGRLPSAPVGRGADDIVEMIETADDDRNTDGLLLRLNTPGGEVVPSDDIRLAVEEFDGPVVAYTKDVCASGGYWIASACDEIYARDVSVVGSIGVLGSRVNAKELADRLGVSYERFAAGKYKDAGTPLKEIEEYERDFIQGIIDDYYDAFVSRVAEGRSLSEDEIRDTEARYYLGDTAEEMGLVDEIGTRDDAKERLAELMDVERGVVREMEPRLHLRDRMRIGASKIAEGFGSGVASVIEDKEFDGFRFRLR; the protein is encoded by the coding sequence ATGAAGAGGTCGAAAGCCCTACTCAGGGGAACCATACAGGCAGCCGTAGCCTTAGGTGGTATGTTGGGTCTCCTCGTTCTCGGATACGCATTACTCGTCGAGGTTCCGTCGAAGACAGGCGTGGAACCGTTGACGGTCGTGTTACTCGTCGGGGTAGGAGTCGTGGGTCTACGTGTCTTCGGAAGTATAGCAGGATCACTCTTCGGTAGGTACAACGTCGCCGAGGTCGGCGTCAAGGGATCTATAACACGTGACGGAGGCGGACGTCTCCCCTCGGCTCCCGTCGGACGGGGTGCCGACGACATAGTCGAGATGATAGAGACAGCCGACGACGACAGGAACACCGACGGACTCCTTCTACGTCTCAACACCCCCGGCGGTGAGGTCGTCCCGAGCGACGACATACGTCTCGCAGTCGAGGAGTTCGACGGTCCCGTGGTGGCATACACGAAGGACGTCTGTGCGAGCGGAGGCTACTGGATAGCGAGCGCGTGTGACGAGATATACGCGAGGGACGTGAGCGTCGTGGGGAGCATAGGAGTCTTAGGATCACGCGTCAACGCCAAGGAGCTCGCCGACAGGCTGGGTGTGTCGTACGAGAGGTTCGCCGCGGGGAAGTACAAGGACGCCGGGACACCCCTAAAGGAGATCGAGGAGTACGAGCGCGACTTCATACAGGGGATCATAGACGACTACTACGACGCCTTCGTGAGCCGTGTCGCCGAGGGACGCAGTCTCTCGGAGGACGAGATAAGAGACACCGAAGCGAGGTACTACTTAGGAGACACAGCCGAGGAGATGGGTCTCGTCGACGAGATCGGTACACGCGACGACGCGAAGGAGCGTCTCGCCGAACTCATGGACGTCGAGAGAGGCGTCGTGAGAGAGATGGAGCCACGTCTACATCTCAGGGACAGGATGAGGATCGGTGCGTCGAAGATAGCCGAGGGCTTCGGCTCGGGAGTCGCGTCTGTCATAGAGGATAAGGAGTTCGACGGCTTCCGGTTCAGGCTGCGTTAA
- the hemH gene encoding ferrochelatase, with translation MTTGVVLLNFGEPQNPTRDKVVPYLERIFLDNMSLEGGMSEEDARKRASKLAERRAPGLMEEYEEMGGGSPLIPQAKSQAQMVEDALVSRGFDVETYFGMQFTEPFISDAVEEAKEDGVDRIIGLPIYPLCGPSTTVSSLEDLSDTVEESDWDGEYNEITGWHEHPDYVDIRVENIRDYAEAEEVDLNDDDTELVFSAHGTPIHYLEEGSRYDQYVEEHCAEVADRLDVDSYTIGYQNHENRDIDWTEPDTEEVIEGIDAERVVVDAVSFMHEQSETLSELDIELAEEAEEEGLELYRVPVPHDDPRFGSVLADLVQPVVTGAVEESEMGQCRCKETPGTVCYKPVQVE, from the coding sequence ATGACCACAGGAGTAGTTCTTCTCAACTTCGGCGAGCCCCAGAACCCCACGAGAGACAAGGTGGTTCCGTATCTCGAACGTATCTTCCTCGACAACATGTCGCTCGAAGGCGGCATGTCGGAGGAGGACGCCCGCAAACGCGCCTCGAAGCTAGCCGAGAGACGCGCACCCGGTCTGATGGAGGAGTACGAGGAGATGGGAGGAGGCTCGCCTCTGATACCTCAGGCGAAGAGCCAGGCACAGATGGTTGAGGACGCTCTAGTGTCGCGGGGCTTCGACGTCGAGACCTACTTCGGAATGCAGTTCACCGAGCCCTTTATCTCGGACGCAGTCGAGGAAGCGAAGGAGGACGGAGTAGACCGCATAATCGGTCTTCCGATCTACCCGCTGTGTGGACCCTCTACAACGGTCTCGTCTCTCGAAGACCTGAGTGACACCGTCGAGGAGTCGGACTGGGACGGCGAGTACAACGAGATAACCGGATGGCACGAACACCCCGACTACGTCGACATACGTGTCGAGAACATACGTGACTACGCCGAAGCGGAGGAGGTCGACCTCAACGACGACGACACCGAACTCGTCTTCTCAGCACACGGAACGCCTATACATTACTTAGAAGAGGGAAGCAGGTACGACCAGTACGTCGAGGAACACTGTGCTGAGGTCGCCGACAGACTGGATGTCGACTCCTATACGATAGGATACCAGAACCACGAGAACCGTGACATAGACTGGACAGAGCCCGACACCGAGGAGGTCATAGAGGGGATAGACGCCGAGAGGGTCGTGGTCGACGCCGTGAGCTTCATGCACGAACAGTCGGAGACACTCTCGGAGCTCGACATCGAACTTGCCGAGGAGGCGGAGGAGGAGGGTCTCGAACTCTACCGCGTCCCCGTGCCACACGACGACCCGAGGTTCGGCTCCGTCCTCGCCGACCTCGTCCAGCCCGTGGTAACCGGCGCTGTCGAGGAGTCGGAGATGGGTCAGTGCAGATGTAAGGAGACTCCCGGGACGGTCTGTTACAAGCCCGTACAGGTAGAGTAG